Proteins from a single region of Hermetia illucens chromosome 3, iHerIll2.2.curated.20191125, whole genome shotgun sequence:
- the LOC119653043 gene encoding nicotinamide/nicotinic acid mononucleotide adenylyltransferase 3 isoform X1, whose protein sequence is MPAPRILLIACGSFSPPTPMHLRMFEIARDHFQQTGSHEVIGGIMSPVHDGYGKKGLAAARHRCAMVKLALQSSSWIRLSDWEVSQDDWSRTMTTLKYHQNFVNNYLNDTNGTVNEIIPGWLPSGIRSRRDTIQVKLLCGADLLESFAVPGLWQEEDIEEILENHGLVVISRYGSNPEKFIFESDILTQYRKHIQIVTNWVPNEVSSTLIRRLLGRGQSVKYLIDDLVIDYVLKNGLYNSNAPKYILSPNQNQLIANQNFLNDQYATMMTTTRSTPTSECEVDMDQGELLSPTKSSMTVKLDNDRTNVFCCGNEGMKLKSLLSRPGQAVQVITTSPESRRNENGDEVKSKKLKKSSAFAV, encoded by the exons ATGCCCGCTCCTCGGATACTTTTAATTGCTTGCGGCTCATTCAGTCCGCCCACTCCAATGCACCTTCGTATGTTTG AAATcgcacgggaccactttcaacagaCTGGGAGCCATGAAGTAATCGGGGGAATAATGTCCCCCGTGCACGACGGGTACGGGAAAAAGGGTTTGGCGGCGGCCAGACATCGCTGTGCCATGGTGAAATTAGCTCTCCAGTCGTCCTCGTGGATCCGTTTGTCTGACTGGGAGGTGAGTCAGGACGACTGGTCGCGGACGATGACGACGTTGAAGTACCACCAG AACTTCGTCAACAATTACCTGAACGACACAAACGGAACTGTTAATGAAATCATTCCCGGGTGGCTTCCAAGCGGAATTCGGTCACGCCGAGACACAATCCAAGTGAAGCTTCTATGCGGTGCGGACTTGTTGGAATCGTTTGCGGTCCCCGGTCTTTGGCAGGAGGAAGAT ATTGAAGAAATTCTAGAAAACCATGGACTTGTGGTCATCTCGAGGTATGGATCAAACCCCGAGAAGTTCATCTTCGAATCCGATATCTTAACTCAGTACAGG AAACACATTCAAATTGTGACGAATTGGGTCCCGAATGAAGTGAGTTCGACGTTGATTCGCCGACTCCTAGGACGCGGTCAGTCTGTGAAATATCTGATTGACGACCTGGTCATCGATTATGTCTTGAAAAATGGACTCTACAATTCCAATGCGCC TAAGTACATTTTGtcgccgaaccaaaaccaactgATCGCAAATCAGAATTTCCTGAACGACCAATACGCGACAATGATGACAACGACGCGCTCCACACCGACCAGTGAATGCGAAGTTGACATGGACCAAGGTGAACTCCTTTCGCCCACAAAATCATCCATGACAGTGAAACTCGACAATGACCGCACGAATGTTTTCTGCTGCGGAAATGAAGGAATGAAACTCAAGTCGCTGCTTAGTCGGCCTGGTCAGGCGGTTCAGGTGATCACAACCTCTCCTGAGTCGAGAAGAAATGAAAACGGTGACGAG GTTAAAAGTAAAAAGCTAAAGAAATCGTCTGCTTTCGCCGTATAG
- the LOC119652687 gene encoding beta-1,4-galactosyltransferase 7: MMPFNQNMTRVLLVCISFCFVTVFLVRLLPVNSEECDCLRADVHGSPFYKDSFKDDGNAIPRSKDGHRLAILVPFRERFEELLQFAPHMKRFLASQDVDYKIFILNQVDRYRFNRASLINVGFLFVKSDFDYIAMHDVDLLPMNPNLKYSFPKDGPLHIASPKLHPKYHYDTFVGGILLVRREHYEKMDGMSNKYWGWGLEDDEFYVRIRDAGLKVSRPENITTGPENTFSHIHDRKHRKRDTEKCYNQKEVTRKRDRETGLKTVKYRISDVRQLTIDGAAVTVLNIHLECDHKSTPWCDCSGSKK, encoded by the exons ATGATGCCATTCAACCAAAATATGACAAGGGTTTTGCTAGTTTGTATATCGTTTTGTTTTGTAACAGTATTCCTTGTTCGACTTCTTCCTGTGAACTCCG AAGAATGCGATTGTCTTCGCGCTGATGTCCATGGAAGTCCTTTCTACAAGGACTCGTTTAAAGATGACGGTAACGCCATCCCTCGAAGCAAGGACGGACATCGACTTGCGATTCTGGTGCCATTTCGAGAAAGATTTGAGGAACTACTGCAGTTCGCGCCTCACATGAAACGTTTTCTAGCCAGTCAAGATGTCGACTATAAAATCTTCATATTGAATCAAGTTGACCGATATCGTTTCAACCGCGCGTCGTTGATAAACGTTGGCTTCCTCTTCGTGAAATCGGACTTCGACTACATTGCAATGCATGACGTGGACTTACTTCCCATGAATCCCAATCTCAAGTACTCGTTCCCCAAGGATGGACCTCTGCACATCGCATCACCCAAGCTCCACCCAAAGTACCATTACGATACCTTCGTTGGCGGTATCCTGCTAGTTCGACGGGAGCACTACGAGAAAATGGACGGAATGTCGAACAAATACTGGGGCTGGGGTCTCGAAGACGACGAGTTCTACGTGAGAATTCGGGACGCGGGGCTGAAAGTCTCTCGACCGGAAAACATTACAACCGGCCCCGAGAACACTTTCAGTCACATTCACGATCGGAAGCATCGTAAACGGGACACTGAGAAGTGCTACAATCAGAAGGAAGTGACAAGGAAGAGAGATCGCGAGACTGGACTAAAAACGGTTAAATACCGTATTAGCGACGTACGGCAGCTGACGATAGACGGTGCTGCGGTTACGGTTCTCAATATTCATTTGGAATGCGACCATAAGTCCACTCCTTGGTGCGACTGTAGTGGCAGCAAGAAGTGA
- the LOC119653043 gene encoding nicotinamide/nicotinic acid mononucleotide adenylyltransferase 1 isoform X2: MPAPRILLIACGSFSPPTPMHLRMFEIARDHFQQTGSHEVIGGIMSPVHDGYGKKGLAAARHRCAMVKLALQSSSWIRLSDWEVSQDDWSRTMTTLKYHQNFVNNYLNDTNGTVNEIIPGWLPSGIRSRRDTIQVKLLCGADLLESFAVPGLWQEEDIEEILENHGLVVISRYGSNPEKFIFESDILTQYRKHIQIVTNWVPNEVSSTLIRRLLGRGQSVKYLIDDLVIDYVLKNGLYNSNAPLKVKS, encoded by the exons ATGCCCGCTCCTCGGATACTTTTAATTGCTTGCGGCTCATTCAGTCCGCCCACTCCAATGCACCTTCGTATGTTTG AAATcgcacgggaccactttcaacagaCTGGGAGCCATGAAGTAATCGGGGGAATAATGTCCCCCGTGCACGACGGGTACGGGAAAAAGGGTTTGGCGGCGGCCAGACATCGCTGTGCCATGGTGAAATTAGCTCTCCAGTCGTCCTCGTGGATCCGTTTGTCTGACTGGGAGGTGAGTCAGGACGACTGGTCGCGGACGATGACGACGTTGAAGTACCACCAG AACTTCGTCAACAATTACCTGAACGACACAAACGGAACTGTTAATGAAATCATTCCCGGGTGGCTTCCAAGCGGAATTCGGTCACGCCGAGACACAATCCAAGTGAAGCTTCTATGCGGTGCGGACTTGTTGGAATCGTTTGCGGTCCCCGGTCTTTGGCAGGAGGAAGAT ATTGAAGAAATTCTAGAAAACCATGGACTTGTGGTCATCTCGAGGTATGGATCAAACCCCGAGAAGTTCATCTTCGAATCCGATATCTTAACTCAGTACAGG AAACACATTCAAATTGTGACGAATTGGGTCCCGAATGAAGTGAGTTCGACGTTGATTCGCCGACTCCTAGGACGCGGTCAGTCTGTGAAATATCTGATTGACGACCTGGTCATCGATTATGTCTTGAAAAATGGACTCTACAATTCCAATGCGCC GTTAAAAGTAAAAAGCTAA